CGGCCGTCCGGCCGGGCTGGCGCCGGGGCTCATGGTCGATCATCTGCGGGTGCGCCACGATGTCCGCATCGCCCATGCCGAGGAAGACGGCGCCCCGGTGCGCGCGTTCGATCGCGCCGCGCGGGTCCTGACGCTGCGCGGCGATCTCGATCCGCCGACGGCGAGCTTCATGATGGCGTGGCAGATCGGCATGCTGGAGCAGGCGGAAGCGATCGACGCGGTGATCGCCGAGGCGCGGCTGTCCTCCCCCGCCGCCGAGGACATCTGCCGCCTGGCGCTCGCCAACTATGCCGCGGCGGCGCTGATGCTGCCCTATCGCCGCTTCCTGGCGGCGGCGCGCGAGACGCGCCACGATCTCGAACGCCTCGCCCGGCTGTTCGGCGCCAGCCTCGAACAGGTTGGCCACCGGCTTTCCAGCCTGCAGCGGCCGGACGAGAAGGGCGTGCCGGTCTATTTCGTCAAGGTCGACCGCGCAGGCAACGTCGTGAAGCGCCACAGCGCCACCCGCTTCCATTTCGCCCGCTTCGGCGGGGCCTGCGCGCTCTGGAACGTCCACGAGGCGTTCGAGAGCCCGGACCGCATCCTGACGCAGGTCGCCGAGTTGCCGGATGGCTCGCGCTATCTGTCGCTCGCCCGCTGCGTGACCAGGCCGCGCACCCACCATGGCGCGCTGCAGGCGCATTTCGCCATCGGGCTCGGCTGCGAGCTGCATCATGCCCACGAGTTCGTCTATGCCCGCGACATCGATCCGAAGCTCGTCAACGTCGCCCGCATCGGCGTGAGCTGCCGCATCTGCGAGCGGCCGGACTGCCACCAGCGCGCGGTGCCGGCCGTGGACAGACGCATCGCCGTCGATCTCGACCGTCGCGGCGAGCAGAGTTACCGCATGACGCGCGACTGACACCGCGGGCGCCCGTCGCCGCCAGCCCGTCGAAAGGCCGCCGGCCCCGCGTGACGAACCTGCGTCACGAACCTGCGTGACGGATCTGCGTGTCGTCGTCGGTGTCGTCCTGGGTGTCGCCCCGCTTGTCGTCCTGCTTCTGTTGTCCTGCCGGATCGCGCTTGCTCCCGCGGCGCGCCCGGTGCAGAACACCGCCGATCCCGCCCGTCCGGAAACCGCCATGCCGGTGTCTGCCATGCCGCTGTCTGCTATGCCGCTGTCTGCCATGCCGCTCTCCCGTGCCGACCTCCTCGCCCGCCTCGACGCCCTCGGCATCGCCAGCAAGACGTCGGATCATCCCCCGCTGCACACGGTGGAGGAATCCCGCGCGCTGCGCGGCACCATCGAGGGCGCGCACTGCAAGAACCTCTTTCTGAAGGACCGCAAGGACGCGCTGTTCCTGGTGGTGGCGCTCGAAGATGCCGAGATCGAGCTGAAGACGGTGCACACCCTCATCGGCGGCAGCGGCAAGGTGAGCTTCGGCAAGCCCGAACTCCTGTGGGAGGTGCTCGGCGTGGTGCCGGGCTCGGTGACGCCGTTCGCCGCGATCAACGACACCGCCGGCCGCGTCAAGGTCGTGCTCGATGCGGCGATGATGGCCGAGCCGGTGCTGAATTTTCATCCTCTGGAGAACACCGCGACCACCACCATCGCGCGGGCGGATCTGGTGCGCTTCCTGGACGAGGTCGGCCATCCCCCGGCGATCGTCGCGGTGAGCCGGCAGGCGATCGAGGCCGGTTTGTAATTCCGCCGCCGCGGCCCCATCTGTCTGCCGGGCCGAAGGCGTGCCGGTGGCCCGGCCGCAGCCGGTTTCCGGCGACGATTTGACCGGCCGCATCGACAGCGGCAACGGACCGGGTGCATCCCGGAACGGAAATATGCGATGGTCGCCGGAGCGGCGGTCCGTTCCGGCCGCGCGGCGGCACCCGGGGCGGATCCGGATCGCCCGGCGGAACGAGATTTCGGGTGCCGGGTTCCGGATATCCCGGCGGCGAGACGAACGCGGGCGCGAGGCCCGATCGGAAGAAGAAGGACGACGATCCATGAGCGAGTCCCTCCTGTTCGGCAATGCCGCCCCCGCGAAGGCCGCGGCGCCCTCCGCGGCCGCGGACGATGTGGTGAACACCACGACGGCCACCTTCGCTCAGGACGTGCTGGCGCCGTCGCGCCAGGTGCCGGTGCTGGTCGATTTCTGGGCGCCGTGGTGCGGCCCGTGCAAGCAGCTCGCCCCGGTGATCGAGAAGGTGGTGCGCGCCGCCAAGGGCCGCGTCCGCCTCGTCAAGATGAACATCGACGACCATCCGGAAATCGCCGGCCAGCTCGGCATCCGCTCCATTCCCGCCGTCATCGCCTTCGCCAACGGCCAGCCGGTCGACGGCTTCATGGGCGCGGTGCCGGAAAGCCAGATCCAGGCCTTCATCGACCGCATCGCCGGCCCCGGCGGCGGCCCGGACATCGCCGCCGTTCTCGACGAGGCCGATGCGCTGCGCGCCTCCGGCGACATCGAGGGCGCGACCGCCCGCTATGCCGCCGTGATCGAGGCCGATCCCGAGGCGGTGCGTGCCTTCGCCGGTCTGGCGCAGATCGCCGTCGCCGAGGGCGACCTCGACGGCGCGCGCGAGACGCTGGCCGCCGTGCCGCCGGAGAAG
The Pseudoxanthobacter soli DSM 19599 DNA segment above includes these coding regions:
- a CDS encoding helix-turn-helix domain-containing protein — translated: MRKKLFAGQALRRLRERDRWTQTEFAERLGISTAYLSQIETNQRPLTAQVLLALRESFGIDVGVFTAEDPGRLNAALREALADPVFAATPASPTEIQAATSTAPWLARALLDLHGAYRRLHDRLNALDDSLGAGIDVRATPFEEVRDFFQFTDNYVDRIDRAAEALAERLGRPAGLAPGLMVDHLRVRHDVRIAHAEEDGAPVRAFDRAARVLTLRGDLDPPTASFMMAWQIGMLEQAEAIDAVIAEARLSSPAAEDICRLALANYAAAALMLPYRRFLAAARETRHDLERLARLFGASLEQVGHRLSSLQRPDEKGVPVYFVKVDRAGNVVKRHSATRFHFARFGGACALWNVHEAFESPDRILTQVAELPDGSRYLSLARCVTRPRTHHGALQAHFAIGLGCELHHAHEFVYARDIDPKLVNVARIGVSCRICERPDCHQRAVPAVDRRIAVDLDRRGEQSYRMTRD
- the trxA gene encoding thioredoxin, with translation MSESLLFGNAAPAKAAAPSAAADDVVNTTTATFAQDVLAPSRQVPVLVDFWAPWCGPCKQLAPVIEKVVRAAKGRVRLVKMNIDDHPEIAGQLGIRSIPAVIAFANGQPVDGFMGAVPESQIQAFIDRIAGPGGGPDIAAVLDEADALRASGDIEGATARYAAVIEADPEAVRAFAGLAQIAVAEGDLDGARETLAAVPPEKANDPALAAVRAAIELAEQAADLGDGAVLAREVEVDPDNHQARFDLALLLAAQNDRQGALDHLIEIIRRDRTWNEDGARKQLLQFFEAWGPKDPMTREGRRRLSSVLFS
- a CDS encoding prolyl-tRNA synthetase associated domain-containing protein — encoded protein: MTDLRVVVGVVLGVAPLVVLLLLSCRIALAPAARPVQNTADPARPETAMPVSAMPLSAMPLSAMPLSRADLLARLDALGIASKTSDHPPLHTVEESRALRGTIEGAHCKNLFLKDRKDALFLVVALEDAEIELKTVHTLIGGSGKVSFGKPELLWEVLGVVPGSVTPFAAINDTAGRVKVVLDAAMMAEPVLNFHPLENTATTTIARADLVRFLDEVGHPPAIVAVSRQAIEAGL